DNA from Bordetella genomosp. 13:
CGGTCTTGGTCAGCACGATGCGCTGCGCGGCGGCGAACTGCGCGGCCGCCTCTTCGAACTGCTCGTCGCGCAGCGCGCCCGCCTGGCAGTCGTAGGTGGTGACCACCGTCAGGCGCAGCCCGCGCGAGGCCAGCTCCGGATCGGCCAGCGACGCGATGATGGGCCCCGGCCGCGACAGGCCGCTGGTCTCGAGGATGATGCGCTTCAGCGGGCCATGGCCTTCGGGACGCGGCGCGTCCAGCAGCGCGTTCACCGTATGCACCAGGCTGCTGCGCAGCGAGCAGCACACGCAGCCGTTGGCCAGCAGCGTCATCCGCACGCTGTCGTTGCTGTCGGCCACGATGGCGCCGTCGATGCCGATCTCGCCCGCCTCGTTGACGATGACGCCCGTGTCGGCGGCATCGTCCCCCTCCAGGAAGTCGACCAGCAGGCTGGTCTTGCCGCTGCCCAGGAAGCCGGACAGGATGACCAGGTCAACGGGCGTGGGGGGGACCATCCGGATCTCCTTGCCAACTGCCTTTCACCAGATCACGCACGTCGGCCAGCAGTTGCTCGGTGTCGTACACGACGCCGCCCTTGACGGTGTAGCGCAGCGCGCGCTTCCACTCGACCTGGCCGTTGTCGTCGTTCAGGCGCATGGCGCCCGTGCCGTACAGCAGCTTGAAGTCTTCCAGCGGGTTCTGGTCGTGCACCAGCAGGTCGGCGCGCTTGCCCACGTCCACCGAGCCGGTGTCTTCGTCGATGCCCAGCAGCTCGGCGCCCAGCGAGGTTGCCGCGCGCAGCACTTCCAGCGGATGGAAACCGGCTTCCTGCAGCAGTTCGAGTTCGCGCACGAAGCCGAAGCCATAGATCTGGAAGATGAAGCCCGAGTCGCTGCCCGCGCAGACGCGCCCGCCCAGGTTCTTGTACTCGTTGACGAACTGCATCCACAGCCGGTAGTTCTGCTTCCACTCGATCTCGTTGGTGGTGCTCCAGCGATACCAGTAGGCGCCATGCCCGCCGCGCTGCGGCTGGAAGTACTTCCAGATGGCCTTCCAGGTGTAGTCGTCGTGCCAGTCGGCGCGGCGCGCGCGCATCAGGTCGCGGTTGGCGTCGTAGATGTTGAACGTGGGCACGAAGGTATGGCCCAGTTCCAGGAAGCGGTCCATGACCTCGCGCCACTTGGCGCTGCCGGGCTGCGCGGCCTGCATGAAGGTCTGGCCGGCCAGCGCGAAGCGGTAGTACTCGTCGCTGTAGTTGTAGTCGGTGGGGAAGTCCTGCACCACGCGCGTCTCGAACAGCGCCTCGGGCAGTCCGTAGTAGTGCTCGGAACTGGTCAGGCCCCATTCGGCCGACTTCAGCGCGTTCACGCGCGTGACCGCCATCTGCGCGTGATGGCAGCCCGAACGCAGGCCCAGCTTGCGGGCTTCGTCCAGCGCGGCCTGCATGATGGCCGGCGGCGCGCCGAAGAATTTGATGCCGTCGGCGCCGCGCGCATGCAGCTTGCGCACCCACTCGCGGCCCTGCTCCGGCGTGTGGATGGTCTTGACGCGATCGTTGACCGCAGGAAACGCCACGTGCGCCACGATGTTGGGCGCGGCGATCTGGTGGCTGGCGGCAAGCCGCTTCTGTTCCAGGTTCCAGCCCAGGCCGTTGATCGAGCCCATCTCGCGGATCGTGGTCACCCCATGCGCCAGCCACAGCTTGTAGATGTAGTCGGCCGGCGGCACCTCGCCGCTCATCGAGTGATACGGCGTGCCGATGTGGGCATGCGAATCGATGAAGCCCGGCGTGACGTACTTGCCGTGACAGTCGATCTCGTGCTCGCCCGCGGCGGGCCGGCGGTCGGGATTGATGGGTTTGTGCGGCGTGCCCACGTTGACGATGGCCACGATGCGGTCGTTCTCGACCACGATGTCCACCGGTCCCCAGGGCGGCGCGCCGGTGCCGTCGATGATGGTGGCGCCGCGCAGCACCAGGCGCTTGAACGGGCCGTCGCCGCGGTCGCGCGTGCTGGCCGCGTGCGGCGGATGCCAGCCCTTGGCGGCGTTGAGGTCTCGCGACTCCTCGCCGACCTCGGCATGGGCGTGGGGGTTGTCTACCGGCATGGGGATCTCCTGCAATCAGCCTATGGTCATCAGGCTGGCGTTGCCGCCGGCGGCGGCGGTGTTGATGCTGATGGAACACTCGGTCAGCAGCCGGTCGGGCACGTAGGCCGCGCCGGCCGCCAGCGCATCCGAGGTCAGGCCCTGGACCGACAGGATCGGACCCGGGCGCGCCGCCACGCGCTTGTTCAGCTCGCGCAAGGCATCGCTGTCGCCCTCGAACAATACCGCGTCGTAGTCGGCGCCGTCGATGTCCGCGTCCTGCGCCAGCGCGATGCGGGCCTGGGTGGCCTCGTCCTGCGAGGCGCGCCACTGGCGTGCCGCCGGCGTGTCCAGCAGCAGCAGCGAATTGCCCGTGAGCTGCGCGGCGGCCCATTGGGCCTGCGCGCCGGCCGCCGTGGCGGCCACGCCCAGCACCCGGCCGCGCGGCAGCAGGCGATAGCTGTTCTGCTCGCCGGTCGGGCCGGGCAGCACCAGCGTGGGCGGCTGGCCCTGGGCGGCATCCATCCAGGCCGGCAGCCCGGCGGGCCGTACGGCCAGCAGCCGGTACAGGTACAGCGGGCCGCCGGCCTTGGGACCGGTGCCCGACAGCCCTTCGCCGCCGAAGGGCTGCACGCCCACCACGGCGCCGACGATGTTGCGGTTGACGTACATGTTGCCCGCATGCACCGTGGACGTGACCTTGACGATGGTCTCGTCGATGCGCGTGTGCACGCCGAAGGTCAGGCCATAGCCCGTGGCGTTGATCTGTTCCAGCACGCCGTCCAGGTCGTCGCGCGCGTAGCGCAGCACGTGCAGCACGGGGCCGAACACTTCGCGCGTCAGTTCGCTGAGGCTGTCTATCTCGATCAGCGTGGGTGGTACGAACGTGCCGTAGCGCGCGCGCGGATCCATCTCGACCTGGTCCACGCGGCGGCCGGCGGTGCGCATGGCCTCGACGTGGCGCTGGATGCCGGCGCGCGCCTCGGCGTCGATCACCGGGCCCACGTCGGTGGACAGCTGGTCGGGGTTGCCCACGCGCAGTTCGCGCATGGCGCCGCGCAGCATGGTAAGAACGTGGTCGGCGCTGTCCTCCTGCACGCACAGCACGCGCAGCGCCGAACAGCGCTGGCCGGCCGAGTCGAATGCGGAGTTCAGCACGTCGGCCACCACCTGCTCGGCCAGCGCCGACGAGTCGACGATCATGGCGTTCTGGCCGCCGGTCTCGGCGATCAGCGGTATGGTGCGGCCTGCGTCGTCCAGCCGGTCGGCCAGCGCGCGCGCGATCAGCCGCGCCACTTCCGTCGAGCCCGTGAACATCACGCCGTGCACGCCCGGACTGGCCACCAGTTCCGCGCCCACGCTCTCGCCGCGGCCCGGCAGCAGCTGTACCGCGCCGGCCGGCACGCCGGCCTCGCGCAGGATCTCGACCGCCTGCGCGGCGATGAGCGGCGTCTGCTCGGCGGGCTTGGCGATCACGGTGTTGCCCGCCGCCAGCGCGGCGGCCACCTGGCCCGTGAAGATCGCCAGCGGGAAATTCCATGGGCTGATGCAGAGCACAGTGCCCAGCGGCCGATGGGTGTCGTTGCCGAATTCGCGTTCGATCTGGTCGGCGTAATAGCGCAGGAAGTCCACCGCCTCGCGCACCTCGGCGATGGCGTTGGACAGCGACTTGCCGGCCTCGCGCACGATCAGGCCCAGGAGGCCCTGCATGCGCTCTTCGAGCAATTGCGCGGCGCGGCGCAGGCACTGCGCGCGCGCCTCGACCGGCGTGGACTGCCAGATCGGCGCCGCATTGGCGGCTTCGCGCAGCGCGGTCGCCACCTCGCTTGCGTCCGCCTCGATCACGCGCCCCACCAGGTCGCGATGGTCGGCCGGGTTGCGCACGTCGGCCGCGCGCGATTCGTCCCACGGCGCCGCCTCGCCCAGCATGGGGCCGGCGCGCCATGCCGTGGCGGCGCTGGCCAGCAGCGCGGCCGACAGCGAACTAAGGCGGTGTTCGTTGGTCAGGTCCAGGCCGGCGGAATTCAGGCGCGCACCGCCGGCGGGGCCATTGCCATTGCCGTTGCCGTTCGCGCCATACAGCTCGCGCGGCAGCGGAATCTTCTCGTGCGGCGCGCCCAGCGGCACCACGCGCGAGGCGGCCTCGACGGGGTCGGCCACCAGCTGCTCCACGGGCACGCTCTCGTCGCCGATCAGGTTGACGAAGGAGGTGTTGGCGCCGTTCTCGAGCAGGCGCCGCACCAGGTAGGCCAGCAGGGTTTCGTGCGTGCCGACCGGCGCGTAGATGCGGCACGGACGGTTCAGCTTGCCCTGCGCCACCGGCCCGACCACTTCCTCGTACAGCGGTTCGCCCATGCCGTGCAGGCATTGGAACTCGTACTGGCCGGGGTAGTAGTTCTGGCCGGCCAGCTGATAGATGGCGGACAGCGTATAGGCATTGTGCGTGGCGAACTGCGGATAGACCGCCTCCGGCGCGCCCAGCAGCTTGCGCGCGCAGGCCAGGTAGGCCACGTCGGTGTAGATCTTGCGCGTGTAGACCGGATAGCCTTCCAGGCCGTCGATCTGGGCGCGCTTGATCTCGGTGTCCCAGTACGCGCCCTTCACCAGCCGCACCATGATGCGGTGGCGGCTGCGGCGCGCCAGGTCGATGACGAAGTCGATGACGAAAGGCGCCCGCTTCTGGTAAGCCTGGATCACGAACCCGATGCCGTTCCAGCCTTCCAGCTCGGGGGTGTGACAGAGCGCCTCCAGCAGATCCAGCGAGATCTCGAGGCGATCGGCCTCTTCGGCGTCGATGTTCAGGCCCACGTCGTAGCTGCGCGCCAATACGGCCAGCGCGCGCACGCGCGGGAGCAGCTCGGTCATCACGCGTTCGCGCTGCGCGCGGGCGTAGCGCGGATGCAGGGCCGACAGCTTGATCGAGATGCCCGGGCCCTCGTAGATGCCGCGGCCCGCGCCGGCCTTGCCGATGGCGTGGATGGCCTGCTCGTACGAGGCGTAATAGCGATCCGCGTCCTGCGCGGTGGTGGCCGCCTCGCCCAGCATGTCGTACGAATACCGGAAGCCGCGCGCTTCCATCTTTCGGTTGTTCGCCAGCGCTTCGGAGATGGTCTGGCCGGACACGAACTGCTCGCCCATCATGCGCATCGCAAGGTTCACGCCCTTGCGGATCAGCGGCTCGCCGCCCTTGCCGATCAGGCGCGTCAGCGCGCGCGACAAGGTCTGCTCGCTGTTCACCGCGACCAGCTTGCCGGTCAGCATCAGGCCCCACGTGGCGGCGTTCACGAACAGCGACTGGCGCCCGCCCAGGTGCGACTTCCAGTCGCCGCGCGCCACCTTGTCGCGGATCAGCGCGTCGCGCGTGGCCCGGTCGGGAATGCGCAGCAGCGCCTCGGCCAGGCACATCAGCGCCACGCCTTCCTGGCTGGACAGCGAGAACTCCTGGATCAGTCCCTCCACGCCGCCGCCCTTGCGCTTGCCGCGCAGGGTCTGCACCAGGCCGGCGGCCATGGCGTGGATCTTCTCGGTGTTCGGCATGCGCGCCTGGCCCAGCAGCAAGGGCACGCATTCAGGCTCGGGGCGCCGGTAGGCCGCCGTGATGGCGGCGCGCAGCACGGACTGCGGCTGCACGTCCTGGCCGAACTCGAAGAACGGCGGCATGGCGGTTCCCGCCACGGTATCGGAGTCTTCGCTCTGGGAATCGTCGGCCGCCAGGTGCGACATTTCCGCGGGCAGCTGGCCGCGCTCGATTTTGTCGAGGTAAGCCAGCAGCGCCTGTTTGTGCAGCCAGTGCGGCGTGCAGTTGAGCTTTTGCGCGGCCGCCTTCAGGCGGTCACGCAAGGCGTCGTCCACCTTGACGCCCAGAGTTGTGCTGACCATGACGGATTCAGGCCTTGAGTTCGTTGTGATGGATCGTGCCGTCCTTCATCACCAGGGGGATGTGATCGCCCTGGCCCAGCAGGCAGGACACGTCGCGGTACGGGTTGCCATCGACCACCAGCACGTCGGCATGGGCGCCGGGCACCAGGCGGCCCAGGCGGTCTTCCATGCGCAGCACCTCGGCGGCGGTCGTGGTGGCGCTCTGGATCACTTCCCAGGGCGACAGCACTTCGGTGCGAATGCGGAATTCATCGCTCTGCAGGCGCTGCGAGGGGCCCAGCAGGTCGGAACCGAAGCCGATCTTCACGCCGGCCTTCTTGTAGATCTCGAGCGAATGCAGGCCGGCCGTGCGCACCGTGGCGATCTTGGCCACGCTGTCGGGCGGCAGGCCGTAGTCGGCGCCTTCATTGGCCAGCGCCTCGTACGTGACCAGCGTCGGCACCACATAGGCGCCCTTCTCGGCCATGATCCCGGCCACGCGCTCGTCGACCAGATTGCCGTGCTCGATGGTGCGCACGCCCAGGCGCACCGCGCGCTCGATCGCGTCGGCCGTGTACGAGTGCGCCATCACATAGGTCTGGCGGCCCGCGGCCTCTTCGACGATGACGCGGATCTCGTCCTCGGAATAGCCGAACGAGGCGATGGGGTCGGTGGGCGACGCCACGCCGCCCGAGGCCATCATCTTGATCTGGTCGGCGCCCATCTGCAGTTCCTGGCGCACCGCCTTGCGCACGTCCTCGATGCCGTCGGCCACGCGGCCGATGTCGCCGGCGCGGAAGCAGCAGCCGCAGAAGCTCATGGGACGCAGGTGGTCGGAGCGCGGCCGCGGATCGCCGTGGCCGCCGGTCTGGCTGATGGCGCGGCCCGAGATGAACAGGCGCGGTCCGGCCACGGTGCCCTCTTCCACGGCGCACTTCAGGCCCCAGCCCGCGCCGCCCGCGTCGCGCACGGTGGTGAAGCCGCGACGCAGCATGGCCGCCATGATGGGCACGGCGCGCATCATCACCAGCGCGTCGGGCAGCACGCCCTGCGAGCTGAGGTTGAGCTGCGTCGCCATGACGTGCGCATGCAGGTCGATCAGGCCGGGCATCAGCGTCTTGCCGGCCACGTCGATGACCTGCGCGGACGAGGCCGACAGCGGACGATCGGAGACCTCCTTGATCTTCCCGTCCTCCACCAGCACGTGGAAGCCCTCCTGCAGCTCGGGCTGCAGCGGATCGAGCAAGGCGGCGTTCTTGAACAGTACAGCGGTCATTCTGGTTGCTCCGTACGTATCGTTATGTGTGATGAGTCGGAAGAAGGAATCAAGAGCCCATCGTCTTGACGTAGCGGCGATGGATCAGCCAGTTGGACAGCATCGCCATGATCAGCGTGGCCAGCACCAGGATCAGCGCCATCGCCGAACCGAACGGCCAGTTCGAGGCGCGCGTGATCTGGTCATACAGCGCGGGAGCCATCATGGTGAGGCCGGTGCCGCCCAGCAGCACCGGCGTGGCGTACGCATTCATGCACAGGATGAACACCAGCATGGTGCCCGCTGCCACGCCCGGCGCGGCGATGGGCAGGACCACGCGGCGGAACGTGGTGAAGAAGTTGGCGCCCAGATTCTGCGCGGCCTCTTCCACCGAGAAGTCGATGCCTTCCAGCACGCTCTGCAGCGTGAGGATCAGATAGGGCATGACCACCGCCGTGGTGCCGATGACGACCGCGGTGGGCGTGTACATGAACTGCACCGATTCGGTGATCAGGCCCAGGGACTTCAGCAGGGAATTGAGCGCTCCCGCGTTGCCCAGGATCACCATCCACCCGGCCGCGCGCACCACGTTGCCCACCATCAGCGGAAACACCAGCAGGATGATGAACAGGCTCTTGTAGCGGCTTTGCGTCTTGGCCAGGAAGTAGGCCACCGGAAAGCCCAGCACCAGGGCCAGCACGGTGCACAGCGCCGCCACGCCTACGGTGTCGACGAACACGTCGTGGTAGTACGGATCAGAAAAGAAGCGCACGTAGTTCTGCAGCGTGAACGCTTCCTGCATCATCTCGTTCGGGTCGAACCTGTTGAAGCTGTAGCGAAACAGCAGCAGGATCGGCACCATGATGATCAGCAGCACCACCAGCGAGGCCGGAAAGGCCATGCTGGGGCCGAGCAGGCGCGACTCTCGGCTGGGTCGGGCGACAGCGGTATTCATGGCCGTCATTCCGAGAACAGCACGCAGTCGGCGGGCTGGAAGCACGCGTGCACGCGGGTGCCGTTGCCGATGGGCGCGTCCAGGCGCTCGGCGCCGTTGGCCACCTGGCTGGTGACGACCTCGCCGCTGTCCAGCTTCACGCGCACCTCGAGCAGCGAGCCCAGGTACACGGCCGACTCGACCACGCCCGGCAGCGCATTGCGATGCACCTGGCTGGTTGCCAGGCGGACCCGCTCGGGCCGCACGCCCAGGTGGCGCGCCTCGCGCACGTCGCTCTGCACGGCGATGCGCGTGCCCTTCTCGGTCACGAAGCTCGAACCTTCCAGGCCGCCGCGGAAGAAATTCATCTTGCCCAGGAAGTCGGCCACGAACAGGTTGGCCGGATGCTCGTACAGCGCCTGCGGCGCGCCGACCTGCTGCACCTTGCCGTCGTGCATGATCGCCATGCGATCGGCGATGGCCAGCGCTTCTTCCTGGTCGTGCGTGACGAAGATGGTCGTCAGGCCCAGGCGCTGCTGCAGCGCGCGGATCTCTTCGCGCACCTCGAGGCGCAGCTTGGCGTCCAGGTTGGACAAGGGTTCGTCGAGCAAGAACACCTTGGGCTGGATGGCCAGCGCGCGGGCGATGGCCACGCGCTGCTGCTGGCCGCCCGACAGCTGCCGCGGATAGCGGTCGCGCAGTTCGGTCATGCGCACCATGTCCAGCACGTTGCGGATGCGGGTGTCGCGCTCGGCCGCGGGCACCTTGTGCATCTCGAGGCCGAAGGACACGTTCTGCGCCACGGTCATGTGCGGGAACAGCGCATAGCGCTGGAACACCATGCCGGTGTCGCGCTTGTGCACGGGCAGCGGCGTGACGTCGACGTCGCCGATGCGGATCGTGCCCGCCGTGGGCTCGATGAAGCCCGCGATCATGCGCAGCGTCGTGGTCTTGCCGCAGCCGCTGGGGCCGAGGAAGGCCACCAGTTCGCCGTCCGCGATGTCCAGGGAGAAATCCGCAACCGCAACCGAGTTGCCGAACTGCTTCTTGAGTCTTTCGATGGAGACCTTGGCCATTATTCTTACACCACCTGGCTGAGTTTCACGAAGCGGTCGGTCACCAGCATGATGATGCCCAACAGCAGGATCTGAACCGACGACACCGCGGCGATAGTCGGGTCCAGATTGAATTCGAGGTACTGCATGATTGCGATGGGCAGGGTCGTGTTGCCCGGTCCCACCAGGGAAAGCGACAGTTCGAGGTTCTCGAACGACACCACGAAACTGAACAGGGCCGCGGCCACGATGGCGGGCCGCAGCATGGGCAGCGTGACGCGCATGAAGGCCACGCGGCCGCTGGCGCCCAGGTTGCGGGCCGCCTCTTCGATGGAGGGATCCAGGCCGGCCATGCTGGCCGACACCAGCCGCACTGTCCAAGGAATGGTGAGGCACACGTGGGCGATGACCAGCCCGCCGTAGGTGCCGACGATGTCCATGTCCAGGTAGTTTTCGGCGGCCAGGTAGAACAGGTAGATGGCGATGCCGGCGACGATGCCCGGAATGAGCAGCGGCGACAGCAACAGCGTGTTCACCGGCTTGCCCCCGGCGAAGCGGTAGCGGATGATGCCCAGCGCGGCCAGCACGCCCATGATGACGCCGCACACCGCGGCCAGCACGGCCACCTGCAGGCTGAACAGGAATCCGTTGGCGAACGCTTCGTTGGCCCAGGCCTTGACGTACCACTGCGTGGTGTAGCCGGACGGCGGGAAGTAGAGAATGGCGTCCTTGAAGAAGCTCAGCCAGACCACGAAGATCAGCGGGCAGAGCATGAAGAAGTACATCAGGACGAC
Protein-coding regions in this window:
- a CDS encoding amidohydrolase family protein — protein: MPVDNPHAHAEVGEESRDLNAAKGWHPPHAASTRDRGDGPFKRLVLRGATIIDGTGAPPWGPVDIVVENDRIVAIVNVGTPHKPINPDRRPAAGEHEIDCHGKYVTPGFIDSHAHIGTPYHSMSGEVPPADYIYKLWLAHGVTTIREMGSINGLGWNLEQKRLAASHQIAAPNIVAHVAFPAVNDRVKTIHTPEQGREWVRKLHARGADGIKFFGAPPAIMQAALDEARKLGLRSGCHHAQMAVTRVNALKSAEWGLTSSEHYYGLPEALFETRVVQDFPTDYNYSDEYYRFALAGQTFMQAAQPGSAKWREVMDRFLELGHTFVPTFNIYDANRDLMRARRADWHDDYTWKAIWKYFQPQRGGHGAYWYRWSTTNEIEWKQNYRLWMQFVNEYKNLGGRVCAGSDSGFIFQIYGFGFVRELELLQEAGFHPLEVLRAATSLGAELLGIDEDTGSVDVGKRADLLVHDQNPLEDFKLLYGTGAMRLNDDNGQVEWKRALRYTVKGGVVYDTEQLLADVRDLVKGSWQGDPDGPPHAR
- a CDS encoding ABC transporter permease, giving the protein MYFFMLCPLIFVVWLSFFKDAILYFPPSGYTTQWYVKAWANEAFANGFLFSLQVAVLAAVCGVIMGVLAALGIIRYRFAGGKPVNTLLLSPLLIPGIVAGIAIYLFYLAAENYLDMDIVGTYGGLVIAHVCLTIPWTVRLVSASMAGLDPSIEEAARNLGASGRVAFMRVTLPMLRPAIVAAALFSFVVSFENLELSLSLVGPGNTTLPIAIMQYLEFNLDPTIAAVSSVQILLLGIIMLVTDRFVKLSQVV
- the putA gene encoding trifunctional transcriptional regulator/proline dehydrogenase/L-glutamate gamma-semialdehyde dehydrogenase, whose product is MVSTTLGVKVDDALRDRLKAAAQKLNCTPHWLHKQALLAYLDKIERGQLPAEMSHLAADDSQSEDSDTVAGTAMPPFFEFGQDVQPQSVLRAAITAAYRRPEPECVPLLLGQARMPNTEKIHAMAAGLVQTLRGKRKGGGVEGLIQEFSLSSQEGVALMCLAEALLRIPDRATRDALIRDKVARGDWKSHLGGRQSLFVNAATWGLMLTGKLVAVNSEQTLSRALTRLIGKGGEPLIRKGVNLAMRMMGEQFVSGQTISEALANNRKMEARGFRYSYDMLGEAATTAQDADRYYASYEQAIHAIGKAGAGRGIYEGPGISIKLSALHPRYARAQRERVMTELLPRVRALAVLARSYDVGLNIDAEEADRLEISLDLLEALCHTPELEGWNGIGFVIQAYQKRAPFVIDFVIDLARRSRHRIMVRLVKGAYWDTEIKRAQIDGLEGYPVYTRKIYTDVAYLACARKLLGAPEAVYPQFATHNAYTLSAIYQLAGQNYYPGQYEFQCLHGMGEPLYEEVVGPVAQGKLNRPCRIYAPVGTHETLLAYLVRRLLENGANTSFVNLIGDESVPVEQLVADPVEAASRVVPLGAPHEKIPLPRELYGANGNGNGNGPAGGARLNSAGLDLTNEHRLSSLSAALLASAATAWRAGPMLGEAAPWDESRAADVRNPADHRDLVGRVIEADASEVATALREAANAAPIWQSTPVEARAQCLRRAAQLLEERMQGLLGLIVREAGKSLSNAIAEVREAVDFLRYYADQIEREFGNDTHRPLGTVLCISPWNFPLAIFTGQVAAALAAGNTVIAKPAEQTPLIAAQAVEILREAGVPAGAVQLLPGRGESVGAELVASPGVHGVMFTGSTEVARLIARALADRLDDAGRTIPLIAETGGQNAMIVDSSALAEQVVADVLNSAFDSAGQRCSALRVLCVQEDSADHVLTMLRGAMRELRVGNPDQLSTDVGPVIDAEARAGIQRHVEAMRTAGRRVDQVEMDPRARYGTFVPPTLIEIDSLSELTREVFGPVLHVLRYARDDLDGVLEQINATGYGLTFGVHTRIDETIVKVTSTVHAGNMYVNRNIVGAVVGVQPFGGEGLSGTGPKAGGPLYLYRLLAVRPAGLPAWMDAAQGQPPTLVLPGPTGEQNSYRLLPRGRVLGVAATAAGAQAQWAAAQLTGNSLLLLDTPAARQWRASQDEATQARIALAQDADIDGADYDAVLFEGDSDALRELNKRVAARPGPILSVQGLTSDALAAGAAYVPDRLLTECSISINTAAAGGNASLMTIG
- a CDS encoding ABC transporter permease — translated: MNTAVARPSRESRLLGPSMAFPASLVVLLIIMVPILLLFRYSFNRFDPNEMMQEAFTLQNYVRFFSDPYYHDVFVDTVGVAALCTVLALVLGFPVAYFLAKTQSRYKSLFIILLVFPLMVGNVVRAAGWMVILGNAGALNSLLKSLGLITESVQFMYTPTAVVIGTTAVVMPYLILTLQSVLEGIDFSVEEAAQNLGANFFTTFRRVVLPIAAPGVAAGTMLVFILCMNAYATPVLLGGTGLTMMAPALYDQITRASNWPFGSAMALILVLATLIMAMLSNWLIHRRYVKTMGS
- a CDS encoding metal-dependent hydrolase family protein, which codes for MTAVLFKNAALLDPLQPELQEGFHVLVEDGKIKEVSDRPLSASSAQVIDVAGKTLMPGLIDLHAHVMATQLNLSSQGVLPDALVMMRAVPIMAAMLRRGFTTVRDAGGAGWGLKCAVEEGTVAGPRLFISGRAISQTGGHGDPRPRSDHLRPMSFCGCCFRAGDIGRVADGIEDVRKAVRQELQMGADQIKMMASGGVASPTDPIASFGYSEDEIRVIVEEAAGRQTYVMAHSYTADAIERAVRLGVRTIEHGNLVDERVAGIMAEKGAYVVPTLVTYEALANEGADYGLPPDSVAKIATVRTAGLHSLEIYKKAGVKIGFGSDLLGPSQRLQSDEFRIRTEVLSPWEVIQSATTTAAEVLRMEDRLGRLVPGAHADVLVVDGNPYRDVSCLLGQGDHIPLVMKDGTIHHNELKA
- a CDS encoding ABC transporter ATP-binding protein produces the protein MAKVSIERLKKQFGNSVAVADFSLDIADGELVAFLGPSGCGKTTTLRMIAGFIEPTAGTIRIGDVDVTPLPVHKRDTGMVFQRYALFPHMTVAQNVSFGLEMHKVPAAERDTRIRNVLDMVRMTELRDRYPRQLSGGQQQRVAIARALAIQPKVFLLDEPLSNLDAKLRLEVREEIRALQQRLGLTTIFVTHDQEEALAIADRMAIMHDGKVQQVGAPQALYEHPANLFVADFLGKMNFFRGGLEGSSFVTEKGTRIAVQSDVREARHLGVRPERVRLATSQVHRNALPGVVESAVYLGSLLEVRVKLDSGEVVTSQVANGAERLDAPIGNGTRVHACFQPADCVLFSE